A region of Hydrogenimonas cancrithermarum DNA encodes the following proteins:
- the acs gene encoding acetate--CoA ligase — MSEEKKPVFYPNREFAKQARIKNMCEYHDLMNWAKEDYEGYWDHWAKEKIDWFEPYTQVLDESNAPFYKWFVGGKLNVSYQCIDRHLEVRKNKAAIIFEGDRGDKQIITYLELYRNVNRFANLLKNKFGVKKGDRVVLYMPMIPEAAYAMLACARLGAIHSVVFGGFSAEALRDRIIDAEAKVVITADGAFRKDKPYMLKPVVDTALEEGCDCVEKVLVVQRNHEDVVWIEGRDYSYNELIDLDSDNCEPEAMESEDPLFLLYTSGSTGKPKGVQHAQAGYILWAQMTMEWVFDVKENDTYWCTADIGWITGHTYIVYGPLAMGATTVMFEGVPTYPDAGRAWKMVEEYKINQFYTAPTAIRVLHKMGEHEPEKYDLSSLKVLGTVGEPIDPPAWKWYYEKIGGGRCSIVDTWWQTETGGHMISPLPGATPIKPGCATFPLPGIMAEVIDRDGNPLETGEQGLLCITKPWPSMIRTIWNDPDRFVKSYFGDAKKDGKPVYFSGDGAIVDEDGYITITGRVDDVINVSGHRMGTAEIEAAIKKHPHVAEVAVVGKPDEIKGESIFAYVVLKDVEDSFGEEAELAKEINQVIAKEIGNIAKCDTIKVVPGLPKTRSGKVMRRILRAIAKGEEIKQDISTLEDPSIVARIQTCVIG; from the coding sequence ATGAGTGAAGAGAAAAAACCAGTCTTCTACCCAAACCGTGAATTCGCCAAACAAGCCCGCATCAAGAATATGTGCGAATACCATGACCTGATGAACTGGGCAAAAGAGGATTACGAGGGGTACTGGGATCACTGGGCGAAAGAGAAGATTGACTGGTTCGAACCCTACACGCAGGTACTGGACGAATCCAACGCACCCTTTTACAAGTGGTTCGTGGGCGGCAAGCTGAATGTCAGCTACCAGTGTATCGACCGACACCTCGAGGTCCGTAAGAACAAAGCGGCCATCATTTTCGAAGGAGACCGCGGCGACAAGCAGATCATCACCTACCTCGAGCTCTACCGCAACGTCAACCGCTTCGCGAACCTTCTCAAAAACAAGTTCGGCGTCAAAAAAGGTGACCGCGTCGTGCTCTATATGCCGATGATTCCCGAAGCGGCGTACGCGATGCTGGCATGTGCACGTCTGGGTGCTATCCACTCGGTCGTCTTCGGCGGCTTCAGTGCCGAGGCGCTTCGCGACCGCATCATCGATGCAGAGGCGAAAGTGGTCATCACCGCCGATGGGGCCTTCCGAAAAGACAAACCCTACATGCTCAAACCGGTCGTCGACACGGCACTCGAAGAGGGGTGCGATTGCGTCGAAAAAGTACTCGTCGTCCAGCGCAACCACGAAGATGTCGTATGGATAGAAGGACGCGACTACAGCTATAATGAACTGATCGATTTGGATAGCGACAATTGCGAGCCAGAGGCCATGGAGAGCGAGGATCCGCTCTTCTTGCTCTACACTTCCGGCTCCACCGGCAAGCCGAAGGGCGTTCAGCATGCGCAGGCGGGGTACATCCTCTGGGCACAGATGACGATGGAGTGGGTCTTCGACGTCAAGGAGAACGACACCTACTGGTGTACAGCCGACATCGGGTGGATCACCGGACACACCTACATCGTTTATGGACCGCTTGCAATGGGTGCAACGACCGTGATGTTCGAAGGGGTTCCGACCTATCCGGATGCGGGACGCGCATGGAAAATGGTCGAAGAGTACAAGATCAACCAGTTCTACACTGCACCCACGGCGATCCGCGTACTCCATAAAATGGGCGAACACGAGCCTGAAAAGTACGATTTGAGTTCCCTTAAAGTCCTCGGAACCGTTGGCGAGCCGATCGACCCGCCGGCATGGAAATGGTACTACGAGAAAATCGGCGGCGGCCGCTGTTCCATTGTCGATACATGGTGGCAAACCGAAACGGGTGGCCATATGATCAGTCCGCTGCCGGGTGCGACACCGATCAAACCGGGTTGCGCCACTTTCCCATTGCCGGGCATCATGGCCGAAGTGATCGATCGCGACGGCAATCCGCTGGAAACGGGCGAGCAGGGACTGCTCTGCATCACCAAACCATGGCCGAGTATGATCCGCACGATCTGGAACGATCCCGATCGTTTCGTGAAGTCCTACTTCGGCGATGCCAAAAAAGATGGCAAACCCGTCTACTTCTCGGGCGACGGCGCCATTGTCGACGAAGATGGTTACATCACAATTACAGGCCGGGTCGACGACGTCATCAACGTCTCCGGCCACCGTATGGGAACGGCTGAAATCGAAGCGGCGATCAAAAAGCATCCACACGTCGCGGAAGTCGCTGTCGTCGGAAAACCGGATGAGATCAAAGGTGAAAGTATCTTCGCCTATGTCGTCCTCAAAGATGTCGAAGACAGCTTCGGTGAAGAGGCGGAACTCGCCAAAGAGATCAACCAGGTCATCGCGAAAGAGATCGGAAACATCGCAAAATGTGATACAATTAAAGTCGTTCCAGGCCTTCCCAAAACGCGTTCGGGCAAGGTGATGCGCCGAATTCTTCGTGCCATCGCCAAAGGCGAGGAGATCAAGCAGGATATCTCGACACTCGAAGATCCGAGTATCGTCGCGAGGATTCAAACCTGTGTTATAGGATAA
- a CDS encoding 3'-5' exonuclease — MFERLKRNWMKKLLKEPRYAFLFDTPPKDEVVVFDTETTGLDIKKDEIISIGAVRVKGNRILTSSQMYIKVKCDRAISEESIKIHQIRVCDMEDALDPDEAMDRFLRFIGPRPLVGYYLEFDVAMINKWIKPKLGVTLPNQLIEVSALYYDKKIGTIPQGHVDLRFDTIIETLDIPKLGKHDALNDAIMTAMMYIKLKHVKKL; from the coding sequence ATGTTCGAAAGACTCAAACGCAACTGGATGAAAAAGCTGCTGAAAGAGCCGAGGTACGCTTTTTTGTTCGATACCCCGCCGAAGGATGAAGTCGTCGTTTTCGATACCGAAACGACAGGACTCGATATTAAAAAAGACGAGATCATCTCGATCGGTGCCGTCCGAGTCAAAGGTAACCGCATCCTGACCAGTTCGCAGATGTATATCAAAGTCAAATGTGATCGGGCCATCAGCGAAGAGAGCATCAAGATCCACCAGATCAGGGTATGCGATATGGAAGATGCACTCGACCCAGACGAAGCGATGGACCGTTTTTTGCGATTCATCGGCCCAAGGCCGCTGGTCGGCTACTATCTCGAATTCGATGTTGCGATGATCAACAAGTGGATCAAACCAAAATTAGGTGTGACTTTGCCCAATCAACTAATAGAAGTTTCTGCGCTATACTATGATAAAAAAATCGGCACAATACCTCAAGGGCATGTCGATCTGCGTTTCGATACGATAATCGAAACGCTGGATATTCCAAAGCTTGGCAAGCATGATGCACTCAACGACGCGATCATGACCGCCATGATGTATATCAAACTCAAACACGTCAAAAAATTATAA
- a CDS encoding cation acetate symporter, whose product MNKLLILALSSLTLFAGGAIEGEVQKQPLNISAIIMFLVFVAATLGITYWAAKRTKTAKDFYTAGGGITGFQNGLAIAGDYMSAASFLGISGLVYLKGYDGLIYSIGFLVGWPLILFLIAERLRNLGKYTFADVASFRLKQTPIRTLAALGSIATVTLYLIAQMVGSGKLIQILFGLPYELAVILVGVLMILYVTFGGMLATTWVQIIKAGLLLSGATFMAIAVMAHFGFSFEALFAKAVEIHPTHDSIMSPGGLVSDPVSAISLGIALMFGTAGLPHILMRFFTVADAKEARKSVFYATGFIGYFYILTFIIGFGAIVMVMTNPQYLDAAGKIIGGNNMAAIHLSHAVGGNFFLGFISAVAFATILAVVSGLTLAGASAISHDLYANVFRRGRVDEMQEMRISKMATVAMGIVAIILGIAFEKQNIAFMVGLAFAIAASANFPVLFLSMFWKNLTTRGAVIGGSLGLATAVMLVILGPIVWQQIFGFEEAVFPYKYPALFSVTVAFIGIWFFSITDKSADAEKEREAFEAQDIRSQTGIGAEGAVSH is encoded by the coding sequence ATGAACAAACTGTTGATTCTCGCGCTCTCGTCACTGACGCTCTTCGCGGGCGGCGCCATCGAAGGCGAAGTCCAGAAACAGCCGCTCAACATTTCGGCCATCATCATGTTCCTGGTCTTTGTGGCGGCGACACTCGGTATCACCTACTGGGCCGCCAAGCGCACCAAAACGGCCAAAGACTTCTACACCGCCGGCGGCGGCATCACCGGTTTTCAAAACGGCCTGGCGATCGCGGGCGACTACATGTCTGCGGCATCCTTCCTGGGAATTTCGGGCCTTGTCTACCTCAAAGGGTATGACGGCCTCATCTACTCCATCGGTTTCCTGGTCGGTTGGCCGCTCATTCTCTTTTTGATCGCTGAGCGCTTGCGAAACCTCGGAAAGTACACCTTCGCCGACGTCGCATCCTTCCGCCTCAAGCAGACCCCGATCCGTACACTCGCAGCGCTTGGATCGATCGCGACTGTCACCCTCTACCTCATCGCACAGATGGTCGGTTCGGGCAAGCTGATCCAGATTCTCTTCGGCCTTCCGTACGAACTGGCGGTCATCCTGGTCGGCGTGCTGATGATCCTCTACGTCACCTTCGGCGGCATGCTGGCGACGACATGGGTACAGATCATCAAAGCGGGGCTCCTTCTTTCGGGTGCGACATTCATGGCGATCGCTGTCATGGCGCACTTCGGCTTCAGCTTCGAAGCGCTCTTCGCCAAGGCGGTCGAGATTCATCCGACCCACGATTCGATCATGAGCCCCGGCGGTCTGGTGAGCGACCCGGTCTCCGCGATCAGCCTCGGTATCGCCCTGATGTTCGGTACGGCGGGTCTTCCGCATATTCTGATGCGCTTCTTCACCGTCGCAGACGCCAAAGAGGCGCGTAAATCGGTCTTCTATGCGACCGGTTTCATCGGTTATTTTTACATTCTGACCTTCATCATCGGTTTCGGCGCGATCGTCATGGTCATGACCAACCCGCAATACCTCGACGCGGCCGGTAAGATCATCGGAGGCAACAACATGGCGGCGATCCACCTCAGCCACGCAGTCGGCGGAAACTTCTTCCTCGGCTTCATCTCGGCGGTTGCATTCGCGACGATCCTCGCGGTCGTCTCGGGCCTGACACTGGCGGGTGCTTCGGCAATCAGCCACGACCTCTACGCAAACGTCTTCAGACGCGGCAGAGTCGACGAGATGCAGGAGATGCGCATTTCAAAAATGGCAACCGTCGCAATGGGTATCGTCGCGATTATCCTCGGGATCGCATTCGAGAAACAGAACATCGCCTTCATGGTCGGTCTGGCCTTCGCCATCGCGGCATCGGCCAACTTCCCGGTTCTTTTCCTTTCGATGTTCTGGAAAAACCTCACCACACGCGGTGCGGTCATTGGTGGCAGCCTGGGGCTCGCGACAGCGGTGATGCTGGTAATCCTGGGGCCGATCGTCTGGCAGCAGATCTTCGGCTTCGAAGAGGCGGTCTTCCCCTACAAGTACCCGGCACTCTTCAGTGTAACGGTCGCGTTTATCGGAATCTGGTTTTTCTCGATCACCGACAAGAGTGCTGATGCCGAGAAAGAGCGTGAAGCGTTCGAAGCACAAGATATTCGGTCTCAAACAGGTATCGGAGCCGAAGGTGCCGTGTCGCATTAA
- a CDS encoding DUF485 domain-containing protein — MTKEMIEHIRNNPKYQMLVKKRSKFAWTLSIIMLVVYYAFILTIAFDPHLLGIPLEEGKVTTIGIPVGVAIIVIAFALTGIYVKRANGEFDDLSREVKAELEKELAKDAS, encoded by the coding sequence ATGACCAAAGAGATGATAGAACATATCAGAAACAATCCTAAATACCAGATGCTGGTCAAGAAACGCAGCAAATTCGCGTGGACCCTCTCCATCATCATGCTGGTGGTCTACTACGCGTTCATTCTCACCATCGCGTTCGATCCGCACCTGCTGGGCATTCCGCTCGAAGAGGGCAAAGTGACGACCATCGGCATTCCTGTCGGTGTCGCCATCATCGTCATCGCCTTCGCCCTGACGGGCATCTATGTCAAACGCGCCAACGGCGAGTTCGACGATCTGAGCCGCGAAGTCAAAGCGGAACTCGAAAAAGAGCTTGCAAAGGATGCTTCATGA
- a CDS encoding DUF294 nucleotidyltransferase-like domain-containing protein has protein sequence MSIVEQKAFLASIHPFDTLTSEELERVLGAMDIAYYPKDSVVCDASKEVDRLYMIIKGSVETSDGEGNIEYFGTLDTLCASELLQKCEARTYRVIEELLCYELPKNLFMELLESNEAFKTFYLEDIATRIQALREQSRQTEFTEFLTARIRDIFIHAPYIVEGSTPIGKAVAGMETAKAAAVLVQHENQTGIVTDTDLRRRVILGSVSLDEPIGKIATYGLVTIERDDFLFNALLMMTRHGIKRLAVTQNGEICGIIEQIDLLSYFSNHSYLLSVQIEKAHSVEELRTVTEGFVNIVRSLHNKGVKSRYIARIVSELNTKVFEKVFELVIPKAWHSHVALMVMGSEGREEQIIRTDQDNGLVIENGFRADGLEEKMAAFSHALKTLGFPQCPGRVMVNNPEWCMPLDAFKKNIDSWVDMPEGEAMMKLAILLDARCVSGDTELVTELRHYLFERMSNHPTALAIFAKAVENFEIPLGWMGTFGKEQIDLKKGGSFILMHGIRALALEQKIEATPTVERIKRLNDIGLIDRKFATELIESFDVILTFILQGKLTRLAQGKAPDNSINLQEFSKLERDMLKDALKVVKELKNFIGYHFRLNMVG, from the coding sequence ATGAGCATTGTGGAGCAGAAAGCCTTTCTCGCATCCATTCACCCTTTCGACACTCTCACCAGCGAGGAGCTGGAACGGGTGCTGGGGGCGATGGATATCGCCTACTACCCCAAAGATTCAGTCGTCTGCGATGCATCCAAAGAGGTCGATCGCCTCTACATGATCATCAAAGGGAGTGTCGAAACGAGTGACGGGGAAGGTAACATCGAATATTTCGGTACGCTCGATACGCTGTGTGCTTCCGAACTTCTACAAAAATGCGAAGCACGCACCTACCGTGTCATCGAAGAGCTGCTCTGTTATGAACTGCCAAAAAATCTTTTCATGGAACTGCTCGAAAGCAACGAAGCCTTCAAAACCTTCTATCTCGAAGATATCGCCACACGTATCCAGGCACTGCGCGAACAGAGCCGGCAGACCGAGTTCACCGAATTTCTGACAGCCCGCATCCGCGACATCTTTATCCACGCACCCTATATTGTCGAAGGCTCCACACCCATCGGCAAAGCGGTGGCTGGAATGGAGACCGCCAAAGCGGCGGCGGTTTTGGTACAGCATGAAAATCAGACGGGTATCGTGACCGACACCGATCTGAGACGACGCGTGATCCTTGGCAGCGTATCACTGGATGAACCCATAGGGAAAATCGCGACATACGGGCTTGTAACGATCGAACGCGACGATTTCCTCTTCAACGCCCTTCTCATGATGACGCGTCACGGCATCAAACGCCTGGCCGTCACCCAGAATGGCGAAATCTGCGGAATCATCGAGCAGATCGACTTGCTCAGCTACTTCTCCAACCACTCCTATCTTCTGAGTGTACAAATCGAAAAGGCACACTCGGTAGAAGAGCTCAGAACCGTCACGGAGGGGTTCGTCAACATCGTCCGGTCGCTTCACAACAAAGGGGTCAAGTCCCGCTATATCGCACGTATCGTCAGCGAACTGAATACCAAAGTCTTCGAAAAGGTGTTCGAACTGGTCATACCCAAAGCGTGGCATTCACATGTAGCGCTGATGGTGATGGGCAGCGAAGGGCGCGAAGAGCAGATCATCCGAACCGATCAGGACAACGGGCTCGTCATCGAAAACGGTTTTCGGGCCGATGGCCTCGAAGAGAAGATGGCCGCGTTCAGCCACGCACTGAAAACGCTTGGGTTTCCGCAGTGTCCGGGTCGCGTGATGGTAAACAACCCCGAGTGGTGCATGCCGCTGGATGCGTTCAAGAAAAATATCGACAGCTGGGTCGACATGCCCGAAGGCGAAGCGATGATGAAGCTCGCCATCCTCCTCGATGCCCGCTGTGTCTCAGGCGATACCGAACTGGTTACCGAACTGCGGCACTACCTTTTCGAACGCATGAGCAACCACCCGACGGCACTTGCCATCTTCGCAAAAGCGGTCGAAAATTTCGAAATACCGCTGGGATGGATGGGGACCTTCGGAAAAGAGCAGATCGACCTCAAAAAGGGCGGTAGTTTCATCTTGATGCACGGCATACGCGCCCTGGCACTCGAACAGAAAATCGAGGCGACCCCGACGGTGGAGCGGATCAAACGGCTCAACGATATCGGGCTGATCGATCGCAAATTCGCGACAGAGCTGATCGAATCGTTCGATGTCATTTTGACTTTCATCCTGCAAGGGAAACTGACACGCCTTGCCCAGGGAAAGGCGCCCGACAACTCCATAAACTTGCAGGAATTCAGCAAACTGGAGCGTGACATGCTCAAAGATGCACTGAAGGTGGTGAAAGAGCTGAAAAATTTCATCGGCTACCACTTCAGGCTCAACATGGTGGGATAA